A portion of the bacterium genome contains these proteins:
- a CDS encoding Rpn family recombination-promoting nuclease/putative transposase, translating into MSQRNQTSPTADVVAKKLFNDSEITKDFIEAFLGLKPKVVKILNGTLSDLRKERAERGKHFSTMVDVLAELDDNTQVIIEIQVAQQDGFIKRLWTYSCQHLVKDLPNVREKVERTHDMYDKIRPIYSIALVESQYFVDSRPIHSFVISDEETKDTLILPFGEEELLREPFRMTILELKKFQSEKLTSKQRFWFEFFANEEFSSDLPDVIKKAEDLLDREKWSEEEKEMFENWQRQVSAHFGELKTAERQGAKKQALETARNLIKNLGLAPEVVAENTGITLEEALEIEESLTSSGV; encoded by the coding sequence ATGAGTCAAAGAAACCAAACCAGTCCAACAGCTGATGTCGTCGCCAAAAAGCTATTTAACGACTCAGAAATCACAAAAGATTTTATCGAGGCATTTTTAGGATTAAAACCTAAAGTTGTTAAAATACTTAACGGCACCTTGAGCGACCTCCGCAAGGAGCGAGCTGAACGAGGTAAGCATTTTAGCACTATGGTTGATGTTTTGGCTGAACTTGATGACAACACGCAAGTTATTATTGAGATTCAAGTTGCCCAGCAAGACGGCTTCATTAAGCGACTTTGGACGTATTCTTGCCAACATTTGGTCAAAGATTTGCCGAATGTTAGAGAAAAAGTTGAGCGAACCCACGATATGTATGACAAGATTCGACCGATTTATAGCATCGCTCTGGTCGAAAGCCAATATTTTGTGGATAGTCGCCCAATTCATTCGTTTGTCATTTCTGATGAGGAAACCAAAGATACTTTAATTTTACCATTTGGCGAAGAAGAGTTACTGAGGGAACCGTTTCGAATGACAATTTTGGAGCTAAAAAAATTCCAAAGTGAAAAATTAACTTCAAAACAACGTTTTTGGTTTGAATTTTTTGCGAATGAGGAGTTTAGCTCTGACCTTCCAGATGTTATCAAAAAGGCCGAGGATTTACTGGATAGGGAAAAATGGTCTGAGGAGGAAAAAGAAATGTTTGAAAACTGGCAAAGACAGGTCTCTGCTCATTTTGGAGAGTTGAAGACAGCCGAAAGACAAGGGGCAAAGAAACAGGCTCTTGAAACTGCTCGAAACCTTATCAAAAACCTTGGGCTTGCTCCAGAAGTTGTTGCAGAAAATACTGGCATAACTTTGGAAGAAGCTCTTGAAATTGAGGAATCTCTCACCTCTTCTGGCGTATAG
- a CDS encoding CFI-box-CTERM domain-containing protein: MILVTHGVNCLSDYIGFSNPGGISSNKTEAINFLLSYQSIRFFAKEYLRANKVHFEQLNNSKDLTKKLQELIQFIELDSEQKSYKFKELNDSSTSKKFFEELQHIFEEHNTPKLYSETLRIYCCFINDVLSPKHDNNTSEKYFKTLYSMLFDWADDVGSIAYYDVIPSIWAALAVYSDFEENYSKKTNRSLFDSLREADRDRVLESRDLELYKEGKPIELIEKTDEEIDAIYDAWIKTRKERIDLNPSSNGLAAKEFLKDYRNEYDAVLHLVFEHYGSLDLDYFNEYYYRFLIQEVFPDYSQPYSSYLHYYSSEISNDMLIKLKIFEDIVKASNESQVIQIVSSYGSESSQREVFFGDLILFFGEKIHIDNSISKVGLTFQLIALFWDAKLSSDNWDKTEKLNIELLKILELGDSFWKNDYSSEEFDLIVSIWSLLAIYSNFELYFKFTYHKDLFDYYDVAIDNTSKNINTTKIEPTQNKDGCYIATSVYGSYDCPSVWTLRRFRDYYLRKSVIGRLFIGLYYKISPKMVARFGENKIFKKITKIILDFFIGLLKKQGYSDSPYTK; encoded by the coding sequence ATGATTTTAGTTACTCATGGCGTCAATTGTTTATCGGATTATATAGGTTTTTCGAATCCTGGCGGAATAAGCAGCAATAAGACAGAGGCTATCAATTTCTTACTCTCCTATCAATCAATTCGCTTTTTTGCCAAAGAATATTTGAGAGCCAATAAAGTGCATTTTGAGCAACTCAATAATTCGAAAGACCTAACTAAAAAATTACAAGAATTGATTCAGTTTATTGAATTAGATTCAGAGCAAAAATCGTACAAGTTTAAAGAACTCAACGATAGCTCAACATCAAAAAAATTTTTCGAAGAACTTCAGCATATTTTCGAAGAACATAATACCCCTAAACTATACTCAGAAACATTAAGAATATATTGCTGTTTTATTAATGATGTATTATCGCCTAAGCATGATAATAATACTTCTGAAAAATATTTCAAAACTTTATATTCAATGTTGTTTGACTGGGCGGATGATGTTGGTTCAATAGCATACTACGACGTCATACCTAGCATTTGGGCTGCATTGGCGGTATATTCTGATTTTGAAGAAAATTATTCCAAAAAAACAAATCGTTCTTTGTTTGATTCGCTTAGAGAAGCGGACAGAGATAGAGTGCTAGAAAGTAGGGACTTAGAACTATACAAAGAAGGTAAGCCAATAGAATTAATAGAAAAAACAGATGAGGAAATAGATGCTATTTATGATGCCTGGATAAAAACCAGAAAAGAAAGAATAGATTTAAATCCCTCATCAAATGGCTTAGCAGCAAAAGAGTTTCTAAAAGATTATCGCAATGAATATGATGCAGTTCTTCATTTAGTATTTGAGCACTATGGAAGCCTAGACTTAGACTATTTTAATGAATATTATTATCGTTTTTTAATACAAGAAGTTTTCCCGGACTATTCGCAACCATATTCATCTTATCTTCATTATTATTCTTCAGAAATTAGCAATGATATGCTGATTAAACTAAAAATTTTCGAAGATATAGTTAAAGCTTCTAATGAATCTCAAGTTATTCAAATAGTGTCTTCATACGGTAGCGAAAGTTCACAAAGAGAGGTATTCTTTGGTGATTTGATACTCTTCTTTGGCGAAAAAATCCATATAGATAATTCAATCTCGAAAGTGGGGCTTACTTTTCAGTTGATAGCATTATTCTGGGACGCTAAGTTATCCTCAGATAATTGGGATAAAACAGAGAAATTAAACATAGAGTTGTTAAAAATACTAGAGCTAGGAGATTCGTTCTGGAAAAATGATTATAGCTCAGAAGAATTTGACCTAATCGTTTCCATCTGGTCTCTCTTGGCTATATATAGTAATTTTGAACTATACTTTAAATTCACCTATCATAAAGATTTGTTCGATTACTACGATGTAGCAATTGACAACACTAGCAAAAATATAAACACTACCAAAATAGAGCCTACCCAAAATAAAGATGGTTGTTATATCGCAACGTCTGTATATGGTTCATATGATTGTCCATCTGTATGGACTTTACGAAGGTTTAGGGATTATTACTTGCGTAAAAGTGTTATAGGCAGATTATTTATTGGGCTTTACTACAAAATAAGTCCTAAAATGGTTGCTCGTTTTGGAGAAAATAAAATATTTAAAAAAATTACAAAAATAATTTTGGATTTTTTTATCGGTCTACTCAAAAAACAAGGCTATTCAGATAGTCCTTATACAAAATAA
- a CDS encoding HIT family protein, whose amino-acid sequence MNDSIFTRIIKGEIPCHKVYEDEVVFAMLDIDPLADGHTLLFPKKQVDLLWDLDEETYAHLFEVAKKLSKTLQQTFEPKRVGLVVEGFGVPHAHLHLVPLYDNDVLQLHHGYPVRKSPEQLAEIALSISKNKTI is encoded by the coding sequence ATGAATGACTCAATTTTCACCCGCATCATTAAAGGCGAAATCCCTTGCCATAAAGTCTACGAGGACGAAGTAGTCTTTGCGATGCTCGACATCGATCCGCTGGCGGACGGGCATACTTTGCTCTTCCCTAAAAAACAAGTTGACTTGCTTTGGGATTTGGATGAAGAAACTTATGCACATTTGTTCGAAGTAGCAAAGAAATTATCCAAAACTCTCCAGCAGACTTTTGAGCCAAAGCGCGTGGGCTTGGTTGTTGAGGGTTTTGGTGTTCCACATGCACACCTTCACCTTGTTCCGCTTTACGACAACGACGTGCTTCAACTTCATCACGGCTACCCCGTCCGCAAATCGCCCGAGCAACTCGCCGAGATCGCCCTTTCAATCTCGAAAAATAAAACTATTTAG
- a CDS encoding 23S rRNA (pseudouridine(1915)-N(3))-methyltransferase RlmH gives MKLTVISVGKKHNKLLAGAIADFEKRLRAPFNFEWRFLTSSIFEGEKARIEESERLEKLLSNDDFVILLDERGRNFSSPELAEILTHNLSQKNVKIVIGGAFGVSDNFRSRANLVWSLSKLVFPHQIVRLVLAEQIYRAQEISRGGKYHHE, from the coding sequence ATGAAACTAACTGTTATATCTGTTGGGAAGAAGCATAATAAGTTGCTTGCGGGCGCGATTGCGGATTTTGAAAAGCGGTTGCGTGCGCCGTTTAATTTTGAGTGGCGGTTTTTGACGAGTTCGATTTTTGAAGGAGAAAAAGCGCGCATTGAAGAAAGTGAACGGCTAGAAAAACTCCTTTCGAACGATGATTTTGTGATTTTGCTAGATGAGCGTGGGCGGAATTTTTCAAGTCCAGAGTTGGCTGAAATTTTAACTCATAATTTATCGCAGAAAAATGTTAAGATTGTTATTGGTGGTGCGTTTGGCGTTTCTGATAACTTTCGAAGCCGTGCCAATCTGGTGTGGAGCCTTTCGAAGTTGGTTTTTCCACATCAAATTGTCCGCCTCGTCCTTGCCGAGCAAATCTACCGCGCGCAAGAAATTTCCAGAGGCGGAAAATATCACCATGAGTAA
- a CDS encoding MucBP domain-containing protein — protein MKVKNTNFKVAVFAVATVSLGAASSVNFMQNIYLQSNNQDISVYAAEGRKIAINSATGTIESKDIQVSSHHVDALNLSIRLADANIQAGDYIEIKFNNINASSETFDNREIRINDEIIGSLKFAGGHALGGGVGFDDLPLGAGTLSYTYNLVFNENMAKYKDRNIEISSENLLSWQAKTTKDYELIQSVVVADNLVASKKIQIKAVIPTPPSYPYVSFDRVWLSTDDGETIKTNGIVVNITQQYRHPENRLRAGDIVEYNIPSNFGVAFDEEVGREIRYSEPMNTYSEFDKINPQGVISNNQKPTITKVIEASPHRVKVQIIEIEGDAYEGLSTLRSKILDTSPKTINYNESKLVEAMGVTRVIREGQEIHKDERNIFGQITGAKMKSYGQIRKRGSVIRQIIDENGNKIEGLESDKLILERVQEGTAYHVEAPQIEGYVFKRLAVDSSEQKGVVEEGVKNVILVYGRPNIQKEENKSEEIQAPNTGFSGGISALALSTLSLLGTATLLVRKR, from the coding sequence ATGAAAGTAAAAAATACCAATTTTAAAGTTGCGGTTTTTGCCGTAGCTACTGTTTCTCTTGGGGCGGCTTCTTCTGTAAATTTTATGCAAAATATTTACCTACAGAGCAATAATCAGGATATCAGCGTCTATGCTGCGGAAGGTCGTAAAATAGCTATCAATAGTGCTACCGGCACGATTGAAAGTAAAGATATTCAGGTTTCGTCTCATCATGTTGATGCTCTCAATCTCTCGATTAGGCTTGCGGATGCCAATATTCAAGCTGGTGATTATATTGAGATTAAGTTTAATAATATAAATGCTTCGAGTGAGACTTTCGATAATCGAGAAATTCGAATTAATGACGAAATAATTGGCTCTCTTAAATTTGCTGGAGGTCATGCACTTGGTGGGGGTGTGGGTTTTGATGATTTGCCATTAGGCGCTGGTACTCTGAGCTATACATATAATCTGGTTTTCAATGAAAATATGGCAAAATATAAGGATAGGAATATAGAGATTTCCTCGGAAAACCTCCTATCTTGGCAGGCTAAAACTACTAAAGATTACGAACTAATACAATCGGTTGTGGTCGCAGATAATCTGGTTGCAAGTAAGAAGATTCAGATTAAGGCGGTTATCCCAACTCCTCCAAGTTATCCATATGTATCGTTTGATCGGGTGTGGCTGAGTACTGACGATGGTGAAACGATCAAGACAAACGGTATTGTAGTTAATATTACCCAACAATATAGACATCCGGAAAATAGACTTCGTGCAGGTGATATTGTTGAATATAATATTCCTAGTAACTTTGGTGTAGCTTTTGATGAAGAAGTCGGTAGAGAGATTCGCTATTCTGAGCCTATGAACACATATTCTGAGTTTGATAAAATTAATCCTCAGGGTGTTATTAGTAACAATCAAAAACCTACTATCACTAAAGTCATTGAAGCTTCACCGCATCGGGTTAAGGTTCAGATTATTGAAATTGAAGGTGATGCTTACGAGGGTCTTTCTACACTTAGATCTAAAATACTTGACACTTCACCTAAAACTATAAATTATAATGAGTCTAAACTTGTTGAAGCAATGGGCGTCACTCGGGTTATTCGAGAAGGTCAAGAAATCCATAAAGATGAGAGGAATATTTTTGGGCAAATTACTGGCGCTAAAATGAAATCATATGGCCAAATTCGAAAACGAGGTTCGGTTATTCGACAGATTATTGACGAGAATGGTAATAAAATAGAAGGGTTGGAGTCTGATAAGCTCATTCTTGAGCGAGTTCAGGAGGGGACTGCTTATCATGTTGAAGCTCCACAGATTGAAGGTTATGTTTTTAAGCGTCTTGCTGTAGATTCTTCTGAGCAGAAAGGTGTTGTAGAAGAAGGTGTTAAAAATGTTATTCTTGTCTATGGTAGGCCTAACATTCAAAAAGAAGAAAATAAATCTGAAGAAATCCAAGCTCCAAACACTGGATTTTCTGGTGGAATTTCTGCCCTTGCCCTTTCAACACTCAGCTTGCTTGGTACTGCCACATTATTAGTTCGCAAGCGATAA
- a CDS encoding ABC transporter ATP-binding protein: MAKTEKEILKLRNLKKRFGVGDAENFALNGVDLSVKKGEFIIIMGPSGCGKTTLLNIIGLLDRATTGDYILDGRNVARMSRRQHSQIRSNKIGFIFQNFNLIPRLTVIENVALPLVYKGVGKTTRLETASRILKNFHLNEREYYMPWQLSGGQTQRVAIARALVNEPSIILADEPTGNLDSKSSHIIMEELSEIHKKGNTIIMVTHNPELVAYATRIITMFDGKIDTDEQISSKKNSKKSSKSVEETERTLEKIEKVTEKLDEIKEELGV; the protein is encoded by the coding sequence ATGGCGAAGACTGAAAAAGAAATCTTGAAATTAAGAAATTTGAAAAAGCGATTTGGCGTGGGTGATGCGGAGAATTTTGCGCTAAATGGCGTTGATTTGAGTGTTAAAAAAGGCGAATTTATCATTATTATGGGACCGAGTGGTTGTGGAAAGACCACCCTGCTTAACATCATTGGCCTCCTTGATCGCGCAACAACTGGCGACTATATTCTTGATGGGCGAAATGTGGCGCGGATGAGCCGTCGGCAGCATTCACAAATTCGAAGCAATAAAATCGGCTTTATTTTTCAGAACTTCAATCTTATTCCGCGTCTAACTGTGATTGAAAATGTGGCTTTGCCGCTTGTTTATAAGGGTGTCGGTAAAACAACTCGACTTGAAACCGCCAGCAGAATTTTGAAGAATTTCCATCTCAATGAGCGAGAATATTATATGCCTTGGCAACTCAGTGGCGGGCAAACTCAGCGTGTAGCGATTGCGCGAGCGCTGGTTAATGAGCCTTCGATCATTCTCGCCGATGAGCCAACTGGTAATCTGGACAGTAAATCTTCGCACATTATTATGGAAGAACTTTCAGAGATTCACAAAAAAGGCAACACCATCATTATGGTCACGCACAACCCTGAACTGGTGGCTTACGCAACTCGAATTATCACGATGTTTGATGGTAAAATCGACACTGATGAGCAGATTTCTTCTAAGAAGAACTCTAAAAAATCTTCGAAAAGTGTTGAAGAAACCGAGCGAACTTTAGAAAAAATTGAAAAAGTCACAGAAAAACTGGACGAAATTAAAGAAGAATTAGGAGTTTAA
- a CDS encoding ABC transporter permease — protein MRIFKTHIENALESLNANRMRTFLTMLGVMIGIASITAIFSLSGGVSSLISSQVESEGAMVVVRPKDLSATNKNLLSTLTSSQNFVKSSLTEKDVEIVSKTEKVISSAPLAVFTAEITAEGKSHRADILATTPSLEETISLKLRDGQFIAEPSNTQNVVVGHHLAVNIFGTPDVIGQNLTIKGQKFLIIGVLEKQKSAINFSNVDFDNVAVVSFSHGKTLTSNNLQIQQINAKAESANALGGISKKISAQIGKSHAGEQDFEVMSGKNISHPSHKIFETGASVLALVAGISLVVGGIGIMNIMLVNVSERTREIGIRKALGANNRHILFQFLTESMIISVGGGIFGFVAGWMFSLGLSAVLPFKPAISLPVALMIGAISVGVGVIFGIYPAFRASRKDPIESLRHYN, from the coding sequence ATGCGAATTTTCAAAACTCACATCGAAAATGCTCTCGAAAGCCTAAACGCCAACCGCATGCGGACATTTTTGACGATGCTTGGCGTAATGATTGGAATTGCCAGCATTACGGCGATTTTCTCTTTGAGCGGCGGAGTTTCGAGTCTGATTTCGAGCCAAGTTGAGAGCGAAGGGGCGATGGTTGTGGTGCGGCCTAAGGACTTGTCAGCAACAAACAAGAATCTGCTTTCCACGCTGACTTCTTCGCAAAATTTTGTGAAAAGTTCTTTGACGGAAAAAGATGTTGAGATTGTATCCAAAACTGAAAAAGTGATCTCCAGCGCCCCGCTCGCAGTTTTTACTGCTGAAATCACAGCAGAAGGAAAGTCTCATCGTGCGGATATTTTGGCCACAACGCCAAGTTTGGAGGAGACGATTTCTCTCAAACTTCGAGATGGGCAATTTATTGCTGAGCCATCCAATACGCAAAATGTGGTGGTTGGTCATCATTTGGCGGTGAATATTTTTGGAACACCAGATGTTATTGGGCAGAATTTAACCATTAAGGGGCAAAAGTTCTTGATTATTGGCGTTCTCGAAAAGCAAAAATCGGCGATAAATTTCTCCAATGTGGATTTTGATAATGTGGCTGTGGTGAGTTTTTCGCACGGTAAAACTTTGACTTCTAATAATCTTCAGATTCAGCAAATCAACGCCAAGGCGGAAAGTGCCAATGCGCTTGGTGGTATTTCGAAAAAGATTTCGGCCCAAATTGGTAAGAGTCACGCTGGTGAGCAGGACTTTGAGGTGATGAGCGGCAAAAATATCTCGCACCCTTCGCACAAGATTTTTGAGACTGGTGCTTCTGTTTTGGCGCTGGTGGCGGGGATCTCTCTAGTGGTCGGTGGAATTGGCATCATGAATATTATGCTGGTTAATGTGAGCGAGCGTACTCGAGAAATTGGCATCCGTAAAGCATTGGGCGCTAACAATCGGCATATTTTGTTTCAATTCTTGACTGAATCGATGATAATTTCTGTCGGTGGCGGTATTTTTGGCTTTGTAGCGGGCTGGATGTTCTCTCTTGGGCTGAGCGCTGTTTTGCCATTCAAGCCGGCGATCTCTTTGCCTGTGGCGCTGATGATTGGTGCGATTTCTGTTGGTGTGGGTGTTATCTTTGGCATTTACCCTGCATTCCGCGCCTCTCGAAAAGACCCGATCGAGTCGCTTCGACATTATAATTAA